The Legionella jordanis genomic sequence TACTGGTTAAGGCGCCGCCTAATGACAGTATGACTTTGATACCGGCATTGTGTAGGGATTGAATGTATTCTTTGGTCACTGTGTCAAATGCAGAAACTAATACACCCGGTGTGGTGGTGCTGAACACAGCAAAAGCAACCATCACATGAGTGTATCCTGCATTCGCTAAAGATTGTGCAGAAGGAGGTGTTTTCCATCCTGGAACATACGTAATGATTCGTCCTTTGGCTTCTGCAATTTGAGTTAAGGTGATTGTTTCCACCGCATTTGCTGTAGCAGTTAATGGTTGAGGTGAGAAACCAACGCTATAACCTGGAACATTTTCAGCTGAAATCGTATAAATGACGCCTTCAGTTAAATTGATAACCGCTGAACCAGAACCATTACTTAAATTAATGGTTTGTACCACAGGTGCAGTATTATCATTCGGTGTTAGAGTGACCGTTAATGAAGCCAACGTCGCAGGTGCACCTTGTAAATTAAACGTTGCGGCTGTTTGTGCGACTTGCTGACAACTGTAGGTTAAATTAACTACAGGTGTGTTTGTGGCACTCGCAACCACGTTAGCGGGTATCAAGGTGGGATTACATTTAACGTTATTATGATTGATGACTGCTGTTGTCAGACCATAAGTACTACCGTCTTTTAAATTAGAAACGGTCGTCGTACTATCCCAGGTAACGGCTTTAGACGTACTCGAGCCTGTGCCGCTTTGAGTCAACACTACTGTTGGATTGCCAGTGTATCCTGCAAGCTCATTTGGTAATGCTTGCGTTTGAATATTGATTTTTCCGGTATTGGGAATCGCGGTATAAACAATAACCGAGTTCGCCGTTTGATTTTCCAATATTTGCACTGTTTGTGGGACAGCAGAACCTTGAAATGTCGTTCCTACAGTATCAGTGATACTTTCTGGAGAAATGGTGTACGTGCCTGTTGCAAGCCCATTAACATTTAAAGTCGCCCCCCAGCCTAATTGCACATCCTGAATGGGTTGTCCATTCATTGCAAGATGGATGAGTGCATAATTTTGAGTTACATTTGCTGGTTTTGAACTGTTGTTTTTTAAGTTAAGAATGCCTGTACTAGGGGTTGAACCTAAATAAACTTTCGTACTGCCGTCGACGTGATCATCGGCAGGAGCACCATACATAAGGGTAATGGATTTTCCTGAGGGAAGCATCGTTGTGGATCCGTCCCAACTGGGAAAGTGTAAATTCAGGGTGGCTAAAAAATTGCTCCCAGAGGGTTGTGAACTGATTGCTAATGCATTATCAGGATAAGGAAGCGGATCAAAATTACCCCAAAATGAAGTATTTATATTGCTTGTATTATCAAAGGTAATGGTAGCATTTTGAAAATCGACGGCCTGGCCACAATTATTGGTTAATTTTAGGCTTATGTCTTTCCAATGTTCATTTCCTGTAGCAGAAAATTGACTAGCTATACATGTTGTAGGTTGAGCTACGGCGGGTGCAGCAGAGGTATCCATTGATACCCATGCCAAAATAGAACAGGCACTAAGAAGCAAGTATTTTTTCATTAGAACTCCTTTCCTTGTTATTTTAAAAATGTGAAGACTAAAAAACCATCGAGTGAACCGACGCAGTAGAAGAGATTTAACGAATAAATCTATTCTTGAATTAGTGCAGGATAAATATTTTCTAAAAGATAATCGGATTAATAACAAGTATTGTTGAAACTATTTCCATATTAATTTGTCAACAGAACCATAAAACATAACGCAGAAATGCCTTGGGTTCAAATGATTATTAATGGCGTGCGAGTGATAAATCAATTCATAGAGATTCATTTGCATGAACATTGTTCCTTTTTTATCTGTAAGGCCAGTACTGAATGCATAACAGATTTTGTGGACACTCGGGTTTAACGCCTGCTATTGCTGAAATTAAAGGAAGTACTGAAAGCCTGATTGCTATCTCCCCTTGTCCAGATTGCCTGCCTTTTAAATATTTTTCCTTGATACATCTTTCAGATTGCATGACATTTTGTTTTCAATTTAAATAAATAGTATAATTGTCTACCAAGTAGATCGCGGAAATATTCATCTCAATGAACACTATAAAATTTTTTGCTGAAGAGGCCATTGTAAAGAGTTTTACTTTAGGTGGTTTATGCAGTTTTTATCAATTTATGTACCAGGACATTAGAATTTTGTTGTTCGGTGAAATTCATGACACCATGAGTAAAGAATTGGCTGAGGAATATATCCAACTTTTAAATGAATACATAAACAATTCCCCAAACGTTAAAATTTTCCTGGAAAGCATAGAGGGCGAGGAAAAGAATAATTCAGACCATTTAAGCTTTATAGATAGTATTTTATTCCTTAATTCTCCCAATCTAACCGTGATACCCGCAGATAAGCGTCAATATAATGAGGCGTTTACTGATGTGTTTCTTTTTCTTAGAACCCTATCGGAGTTACCGCCTTCTAATTCTTCCTATTTTGACAACCCCAAGTTCACAGATTTTCTCCTGGATATAGCTGAAGATTATAATAGAACGTTTACTTTCCCAGATTTATTTAATTTATTAAATTCAGAAATAGGCAGATTAAGTCAGTTAGGGAAAGAAATTGACCCAAGTCATTTACACTTAGGTTCTTACATACAATCATGTATTAACAATCTCGTTAAAGCACTGGCTCTCGCGAAGGATTTGGAAAAGGAATGCTGTATGCCTATCACTGATGGAGAACATAAACCATCGGGTTCAATACTAGATATTTGCATTGAAAAAATGGGGCAGGCGAGATCATTTGAAATAATAGTCAAATGGCTGGAAATTTATTACTTGTATGAAATTTATCATTTTGATGCGACATTAGTGATGGATGTATGGCAAATCCTCCAACATGAAAAGCCTGGCAATACCACATTGATTGTTGTTAGCGGGGATACTCATACAGAGCATTTAGCTCATTTACTAACGTTGATTTCAACACCAATTAATTCGATGAGGCCGGGGCAACAAGGCCATCGAATATCACCAGACACTCTGAAGGACTTTTTAACTGGTGCCTGGTCAATGGAAAATATAAAACGATACATCTAACAATAGATTACAACTTCTGAATGTAAAACCTCTATACAGCTCATAAGAAGTATAGGATCTTGTTTCATGAGCCTTGGTGCTGACTCTGTTTGATTTAGACCGGTTCTTTGTTTATAGTTGTGGTTTTTACCTTCACCTCGGAGAAAAAAAATGCAAGAAAAATTTGAATATACTACTCCTCCTTCATCGCCGAGAACATTAGAAGAACAAAGATTAAGACGGGAAACTAATGGAATTTTCGCCCCTGCCGCACCTGGGTTTTTTGATAAGACAAGAAAAAAACTTGTTGAAGACTATGTACGGGAAGGACTTGAGAAATTTGATGCGCAACAAAGCCAAGATGACGAAGCAATAGTTGCAATGGAAATTGATCGGATTGGGCCTCGATAATTACTTGGTCATGCAGCAGGAATAAGCTTCACTACCCATCCCATTCGCTTGAGAATGTTAGTTCAATGGAGGCTGTACTCGTTGCTGAAGTCCTGCGTCCATCTTGCCTTGTTTAGGCATTCCACCCAGCAGTTAATTGCGAATGGAATGGATGAAGAAGCTAAAAGAGCACTGAATGCCTGATTAATCTTGGAATGAATCTACTTTGTTTCTTAAATTGGGTTTGAAAAGGGTGGGTTTTCGTACTTTGCGCAAGTAGGGGTGTCTTTCTGAAGGCGTCTTCCTAAGCTCATAGGAAGGCGCCTATTGAGTAGTCTAAGTGCTCTATTCTTCTATCAAAAAGAAACATTAAAAATCTCGTGTTTTATAATCAACAAGCATGGATCCAACTAAATTCTCTGAAGTAGGACTGTTGCGTTGCAATTTTGCTTTAAAAAATCCTTGGCTTGTTAATGATATTCCAACATTAGCAGGCTGTTTCGTGGGCATAGGCTCACTTCCTGGGTTACTCTTATCCTCCACTTCAAGCTCATTCTTCCTCGCTGAACGATTAGCGATTTCGGAATTGCTTGTTTTCTGTTGCCTTTTTTTACAGTGTAATTGTTCCCTTAAAAAGTCAGCCAGTTCATTTTGACCAGTCGAAACTGCTTTATTATAGGCAATCCTTAGGATTTTTTTATGGTGGCCATTTGCAGGAAGCCCACATAAATATTGTGCAATTAGGGGTTTTTTAAATTTCACTGCCAGGATAAGCCCTTGCTCAATGTCTCTTTGATTGAATACATGCATTTTATTAATGCATAAGTAATCAACAATCCCTAATTTTCCACTTTTTACACTGAGAAGATAAGCTTGCTTTATAACCGATTTGGCTGGTGGATTTTGTTCAAAACGACAGAGGGTATTAAAGAGTTCTACTTGCCCGTTCTTGGCAGTCAGATACATGGCTTGTCTAATCACATGCTGAGAAGGAGTATTTTTATTGGCTATGGCAGAAAAAAACTCAACTAGGGTTAGCTGTCCTGTTTTTACAGCAGTCATAAAACCTTGATTCACTAAGGATTGATCAGGCGGATAAATGGATGAGTATAAATAGCTAATAATTTCCTGATGCCCATTACTAATTGCCTGCACCACGGCTTTTTCAATAATTGGCCGAGGCAATTGTTCAGCTGCATCGTGGAGGCATTCAACCATTGGTAAATGGCCTGACTTACATGCCTTTACAAAAGCCCGATGGAACGCACTGGAGACAGGGATATGTGTTGATAAAGTGCAAAATCGTTTTGTTGCGACCACTTGCATGGTCTCGGCTGCACGGCTAAAAGCTTTTTCAATAGTGACGCGTGAGGGAGAATGGTTTTCCGAATCCGCAAGAAATAGGGCAATATCCCAAAATTCCAGCTTGACTGCCGAATCAAACAATTTATTTATAACCGATTGACTTGGAATTTTGCCGGAAAAATTATAGAAATATTCAACCACATTAAGCTTGTTATTTTTAATTGCTTGTTTAAGAATTTTGACCACTTCACCAGTGGTTGGTTCATAACCATAGGTATCCGAAAGGCTTTTTATGATATTGACCTGGCCATGTTCCGTTGCTTTCAATATAAGTGCTTCAATGTCTACTTCACTCAATTGAACTTTAGTCTGGCAGATGATCCTATCCACAAATTTCCATTGGTTATATTCTGCGGCTTTACTCATTGCTTCCACCACAGTTTCTGGTGCAACCTGATCGTTCAAAAAATCAAGCAAACCTAGGTTTCCATGTTTTGCGGCTTTAAGAAAAAGTGTTTTGCCTTCATATTCTTTTTCTGCCCAATTAAGCCGGAGGACTGGGTAATTTTCCAGCTTTCTAATGATTTGTTTTCTTATCGGGTCATTGTCGATAACCGCAAGAAGTTCAATAAGAAAACGTTCGTATTCACTGACTCCATGTTCTGTCACTACAGGAGGAAAGGATAACGATTCGATAAAGGCATCCAAATCAAAATTTTCTCCACAATAAGAAAGATTCATTTCAGCAATCCTTGCCTGCAAGGCATATTTGTGATTGAGATTGAATTTCTCTTGAGGTGAAATGAGATCAAGTACGGCCAGTTTTCGCGTTGCATCTACCCACAGGTCTTCAATAATATGATAGTTGTGGCTGTTGAACGGCGTTTTGTAGGCTTGTTCAATTATACATTCATGTACTTGCTTTTTTATTTTCTCACTTTGCTCGAAAAGCATCCTCTTGCAAGCTGGGAATTTTCTTAAATGACGCACTAATCTGTCATCTTCCAGCAGAAGTGGATGGTGCACGAGATTATCAATGATTGCTTGGAATACGAGTTGTGCGAGAGGATTGTTTTTCTTCGGGAGAATTGAGAATAATGCCATTAGTTGAAAAAGAATTTCTGACTCAGAAGTATACTTTTCAGTGATTTGATGTATAAATCCGGTAATGTTTTTTTCATTGATGTATTCAGAAAGTTTGGGTTTGTAAGGTAATAGATAAAATACCGCACCTTCATTCTTAGACAGCAGTTGTTGTGCCGTAGCTTCATCGATCAACGCCGCTAAACTCTCTAGGATCTGGGGAGAGGATATATGGGCGATTGTATTGATAAGAGCAGGAATTTCCTGAGTTACAATTTCCGGTTGATTTAATGTGTGCTTTAAGGTTTCTATCCAGGTTAAATTTTTGTGTTCTACTGAAGTGATTACAGCTGAAGATAAGAAAGGCAGGCCAAACAGTTCATGCAAGGCCAAAAAATTCGCTGTGGTCAATGAAAACTCTAAAGGACACCGTTTAGCCGGAACACTATCAAGTTCATTCTCGCTCAAAAAGCCATTCAGTGCATAGTGCTGGAATCCTCGTTCATCACTACCTGTTTGCTGGGCTGCTTCTATAAGTTCTTTGGCTTCTGGGAAACGGTTAAGCAGAGCATATAAATGAAACACTTCACTGTCTTCTGAGTGCAGGGTAAATAAGTGGTATTTAAGAAAATCATGAAGTAAGTAGGTTTGAAGAATTTGTTTTGTACTGACTTGACGCTGTAATAGCCAGAGTATCAACGCAGCAATCTGTTCTGTGTCGCTAAGCCACTCTCGGCATAAGGCAATGATCCCTAGGGGATTTTGTTGATTGCTTAACTGTTTGCTTAAGTGAGCCAAATGCTTTTCAACTCGCCTAACGGCTTCATCACGACTTTGCTCGCATACCTCAAGCTTTACACGAATTTGAATTTCAGGATGATTTTGAAATAAGCTCTCATTTTCATGATAAAAAGAAAGTGCACTTCCCCTGTCTTCTTTTAACAAAGCAGTAAATAAATCATTTAATTTAACATTGAGATGGACCAATCCTTTTTGCGTGTTGGCCAACATGTATTTTAATGTGACTAAAAATAATGAGCTTTCAGGATCCTCAAGGAATTGTTTGCCGCAAAAATCAAGATAATCTATAAATTCAATATGTTTTTCCAGCTGATTTTGAGCATCGCGTACTTCAAGGCCATTAAATTTGGCTAGCCGGACTTCACTTAAAAGGATACGGTTTATTGTTTTTGCTTGCGCGTGTTCTGCTTCGAGAAGGTCTTTCGATAAGCGCTGATTAGTAAAATTAAATGATTGTTCATCTTCATGAAACCAGTTAAATAGGTCGCCAATGATCATCTTTTGAGCCGAGAGGACAACGTGAGGATAAGATGTACCACAAATGAGCTCGGGTCAAGAATAATTCCAAATAAAATCAATGCCTAAATTGGACTATTCTTAAATTGAAGCTTTTTTATAGGATAAAACCATGAACAAGTCACCCAAGGGACTTTCTAAAAATAAAAATAAGAAATCCATTAAAAATGAGGATCTAAAGAATATTTCCGGAGGCAGGGTTCGTTTTCCCGAGAGCCCAGCTGAGCCGGATGAGATTCGCCGTATACTTGATGAGCGTCGTTAAACCATTAAGAGTGATAATACCTAGGCACCTGAATGCCTATCCTGGGATACTATTGTACAAGACCAGATTTTTCAGTCAGTATGGTCTAAGGCGTCTGCACATGAGAAAATCTTTAGTCCATTGAGCTATGCTTATAGTACTTCCTTGGTAAAGGATAAATCATGAAAAAGTCTGTTAACTTCCCCGCAAATAATAAAAAATGGAAAAATGCTGTAAATAAAGAGGATTTAAAACATATTTCTGGGGGCCGTCTTAGTGATCCATTAAAACCACCCGTTATCACAGAGACTCCGCCTGATATCAATCCTCGGAAAATCTAGAAGGCTGGATTGCTTTAATCAAAAGCCAGCAAGAGTTTGCGACAAGTACGGTGTTGCTTGCTGTTACGTATAGGCTTAAGATTTATTTCTCGCAAGACCCACTTATTTTCAAAATGTGTGATGAAAGGCTCTTAAAGTATCTCCTCCTCCTTGCAGCTGATAGAGTTTAGGATTTGATTGCATCGTGGTAGGAGAGAATGTTTGATGCAAACCGGTTTTTTTATAAATGACCTTGTTGTCTGGAATTGAATTAAAGAATTATTCATAGGAAATATTGGTTATCGTTAAAAGACTTTCTATGTTGCTGATTTTTAAGGATATGCAGTCACCAACTCGAGCTTTCAATAATTTTTTTGCCAAAGGGGAGACCCAACTTATTTTCCCGGCTTTAATGTCTGCTTCATCCAGGCCGACAATTTTGACGGAATGACATTCGCCATTTTCATTGATGTATTGGACTGTGGCCCCAAAAAATACTTGAGTCAGGCCAATTTGAAGTTTAGGGTCGACTACTTCAGCAGTTTCCAATCGTTTTATCAAATAGCGAATGCGTCTATCAATTTCACGTAGACGTTTTTTTCCATAAATGTAATCCCCATTTTCAGAGCGATCACCATTACTTGCTGCCCAGCTGACTACTTTTACAACCTCAGGTCTTTCAGTATTAACTAAATTGCGTAATTCCGTCTGCAGCATTGCAAAACCAGTAGGAGTCATATAATTTTTTATACTTGGCAACTCTAATTCAGGGCGCTCTGGTTCAATATAGTCATCATCTTCTTTGGTAAAAGCCTTACTCATCGCCAATTCCTATAGCCTACTGGTGTGACATGTTACTTAAATTATATCACTCCTTATAAACAGCCAAGACCTATCTCTGTAATATTAAGTAGTATTTAAGCACTAAATCTTAGTTGCTTTAATAGGCTTGTCCACATAGAATTTGAACCCGGTTGTTGCTTTGCGTCCATCCGTTTTGCTTGCTGAAGGAGGCAAGACTAGGGATAGCATCATGCCACCTCAGACAGTCCTTAGTCGTGATTCTCTGAGTGATGATGTGAATCCTCTTCATAATTAAAAAAGGATAACAAATTAATATGGATGTTAGTTTTAAAAAATTTCTGGTTTCCGCATTCATTGTTTTGACTCTCTCGAATTTTGGATTTGCCAACCAAATCAGTTTTTTTGCTTCTGGCGGTCCTAATTTTTCAAATCTCAAAAATAACCGATTGGTTGCAATCGATGAGGTGCTTACCAATGCCTATTACAGCCAAAACCAAACCAACACGGAGTTTTTTGGGGCTGTAGGAGCAAGTCATACTTTTGAAAATACTGTCTTTTCTTCTTTTAAATTATCCCTGGGTGTAGCCGGTTATTTTTTTCGATTGGGTGATGTTAAGGGAACAGAATACCCATTTGTTAATGAAGGCCTCTTCGATACCCTTCGTTATGGATTTCATGCAAGAAGCAATTCATTGATGGTCGAAGCCAAAGCAATTTACTCTGCTTTTGCATTAAAACCTTATGCCCTGATTGGGGTTGGCCCAAGCTGGAATAAATTTTATGATTATCATGAGGAACCAAACGATTCTTCTTTGAGTGCATCTCCAGCAATGCCCTTTACTGATCGCACCAAACAAACTGTTTCCTATGAATTAGGCGCAGGACTTCAATACTTGCTCTGGGATGATCAACAGCGACAGGTTCAATATCATGCCTCTGCGGGGTATCAATATTTCAATTTAGATACAGCGACCTTAGGTCCATCAGCGGCACAAACATCATCAGCTCGCCTCAAGGTAAAAAATCTCTATACACAGGCAGTTATATTTACTCTAGCTGTTTCCTTTGGCCAATAAGGATGAATCCATTCATGAAAAGATATATTTTATTGCCAGTCTACTGTTGCCTACTCTCGTTGACGACAACAATGCAAGCGGCATCCATTATTGAGATTACTCCAAGCAGTTCTAGCCCCATTGCCATCTCGGCTACAGGGTCTACTTATCTAACGTATAATGCGAGAAATAACACTTCAAAAGTGTTAAATGGAATTACTATAGAACCTGGTTATGGAATTACAGGCAATGCACTGCAAGCCTCATTAATCAGCAATACCTGTTCCATTTTAGCTGCGGGTGCAAGTTGCTCATTTATAGTGTCCTTACAAGGGACAGGGCAAAACTCACAATCAATGCTAACGCCACGAATTTGTGCGTTTAAAGGTGCAACCTGCTCTGTACCTGTATTGGGCAATCGCGTTCTGGTTGTTGCAAGCAGAACGCTGCCAAGCAGTAAATTCCCGCTTCCTTACGCGGGTACGTTTTACCCAATCTACAATTCAGGGCCAGGCCAATGGCTGCCGCCCAATCAGCCCCCGATTCCTCCCTTTAATCGTGTTAGCGCTATTTTTATAGCTTTTGCCCATGCCTATGCGCAGCAAAATGGAGCGATATTGACTTATGAACGAGGACAACCTGAGGAACCAGCACGCCAATCTTTATTAGTAAAAACAGCCCGCGCGGCAAACCCCAACATAAAAATTTTGATCTCTTTAGGTTGGAACCAGGATGATTGGACGGCTATTAATAAGGATTACGTAAATCACGCGAACATTTTTGTTCCCAGTGTGATTCAATTTATTCGTGCCAATAATCTCGACGGCTTTGATATAGATGATGAAAGCGTAGGTGGGACCAGTGGTTCTATTCCCCAAGCCAACTTTGATGGTGTGATTGCCAATTTAAGAAATGCCTTAAACTATGCTTCACTGCAAGATGGTAGACCTTATTATTTAACCATTACTCCTGCAGGAAATAATGATGAGCCAGGCGGTATCGGAGATACACAAATAGATGCAGTGAATGCCAAAAATTTTGATTTAATCAATGTACAAACTTATTTTAATGGTGGCGATTGGGGTATTGCCTTTGCTAATCAGCTTTTAGCTATTGGGTATCCTAAAACGCAAATCGCTCATGGAATTGATGTGCAAGAGAGTAACTGTGATCCGGATTTCCCACCTTATATTGGCTTTGCTGGGCTTTTTAACTGGAACATGACTAAAGACAGTACCTGTAGTAATTATGCTAATACAATTATTATTGCCAATTTGGTCGGCTATTATGGGGCATTTAGGTAATTATTCACAGATTACTTCATGCGAACTATGGTTCAGTTCGCATGTTTAAGAAGGTCAAGGATGCTTCCAGTTAACTCCTAATATAAACTCATCCTTATGGAGTGCAGTTGGTTCCTGTATCGGGCAGTTCGTCACGACGAGTTTTAATGAGTTTTTCAAGAGCGTCAATCGAGCTTGTTTTTAGACGTAAAAGTTGTGTTGTAATGCCTTGCCCTTTTTTTAATACATGATAAGCAGGACTGGCCTCAATCTCAGTGATTTTCTTTTCCAAATCCTCTCTAGTATTGCAGTTTTCTAATTGGGTTTTAAAATCTAACAGGATACTTGTCTTTAAGGCATCCCCCATGACACCTTTGTATTTTGCTTTTAAGTCATGAACCTTATGGAAATCTCCTTTAACCTCCAAATTATCAAGCGATACAGGGGAAGCATGTTTGCGGCTATTACCATCTAAAGAACTATGTCGGTAAAGATTTTTTAGCTCGTTTTTTAATTCGGTAACTTTTTTAATCATTAGATTTTGGTAAGAGGAATTAACATCAACCTTTTGTTTGTTTTGAGAAAAGTGGATGCCATTCGGTCTTTGGACAAGAGTAATCCCTGTAACTTCATCTAAAAAATAGTGGTCTGTACCATTGGTCCCTTTATAGTTGATTTTTACTGCGGATGTAGCTTGATGGCTTGAAACATTGACCGCCTTGAATGTGGCTTTATATTCCCTGGTCATTGCCTCTGCATAATCATGTGGAACAGTTATTGTTTGCCTATTTTGACTAAAATGATGGCCGCCATCTGGCCTCACAACCAAGGTCACCCCGGTATTTTTGTCTAAATAGTAATGATCACGATTACGAGAATTGACTCCATTATCCATTAAATTAGGACGTTGTACGGGATAGGTTCCGTTTCCCTTGTATATTGTATTGAATTCCCTTGTCATTGCGTCTGCATAATCAGGTGAAACGTTTATTGTTCGCCTATTTTGACTAAAATGATGGCCGCCATCGGGTCTTACTACCAAGGTCACCCCTGTATTGCTGTCTAAATAGTAATGATCTCTGGTTCGCGGATTGATGCCTTTATCAATCAAATTGGGGCGCTGTGGATGAGAAGGAAGCGAGCTGTTATTCGTCGTAGTTGAGCCATGGGGAAACTCCCAACCGTTACCGGGTTTCAATTTAGGCTCCATCGTAGCATGCGATAAGTTTACAGCCCCTCTTAAGTTCTTATAAGCTTCCCAGGGATCTTCAAAAGCTACGGTTTTTCCTTGGAGACGTAACAGGCGATTTGCCTCTTCCAAAATAATAATTCCCAACATATTTTCGCCAGTTCCATTGACGCCTGCACCCCAATTATCATCCCATTGGCTAATTTCTACTGGAAAAATCCCTTCTTCAGCACAAGTCATGGCAGTTCTTCTTAAATCCTCATGTTGCCGTAATTTAAGTGCAACCACCGTACGCATAAAATTGATAGTGGCTTTTTTACCTGTAGGGTTATGTATTACATGAAAATCAGCATCGCAAAGCGCATCGAATTGATGTTTATGGTTGAGTTTATCTCCGTTCGGCTGACGAAGCCCGGCATCACTTAGAGGTGTAAGAAATGTATTCACCATTGCATCGTAATGTTCGCGGGGCTTATAGACCCCTTGATGTGCTTCAATTTGATTTAACATCTCGGTTAGCAAGGGTTGCGCAGCATGGGAAGAGTGCAGTTTATTTTTTAAATAAAGAATTTTTTGCGCATGAAAAGCATGTTCAGACGAAGGCCACTGAAAAACTCGCTGGGCACCATCCACCATAAGCGTTTGCCTGATAGGCTTATGACCAGGGCCTGTAGTGTTTGCAAAAGCACCGTAGGGTTCAATATCTGTATATTTAAAAGGAGCAATTTTTATCTGCCCTTGTTTTAAAAAAGGTAAAGGCATAGTTTCACCACTAAATCCCAATAAAATATAATAATAGACTAAATAGATTAAGGTATTATTAGATGTTATGCCTTCATTAACACTTACTGGTAAAAATTATTCCGCAGGAATCCTCAATAGCCCAATTAATGCAAAAACACCGAGATGGAAGAGCCAATTGTAGCGAATATTTCCATTGCACTGACAGGTGCAAGTGGTTATAACTGTTATTGTCAAGATACATTGGGCCCTTAATAATACTTTATTTTTTGCTGAAACCAGGCGAGAACAAAACTATCAGACGTAGAAGCAGAACTTCGTTCAAATAAATTGAAAAAATAATAAGAGGGTGAATAGTACTTTATTTTCCTCGATAAACGAGGTTGCAGTAAGGCCTAGGAGTTTCTCGTTAACAATAAAACCGATTGTCGCTAACTAAAAGGAAAAATGGTTTCTATATTCTTCCATTTGGCATGCTTCTTTGAACATTCTTGTTGCATCTGATGCATCAATCTGACTTAATTTTCTTAATAATTTCCAGGAAGGCTCTTCAACCATTGACAGCGTATCATTAGTGTCGTGACCATCATGGTTACGAACCAGCGAGTGCACCACGGTGACACATAAGCGAATAAGCATCAAATCAAATAACACTTCAACTTCATCTTCTTGCAACGGGTAAATAGCATGATAATGTTCAATAATAGCAGCAGCCGCCTGCAAGGGATCCTTTTTTCCCATGACAGCGTGGGTGACCGCAATGGCTAGTTCGCAAATGGTGGCACTCTCAATCATATCCCCAAAATCGATAAATCCTGAAATTCGCGGCAGAC encodes the following:
- a CDS encoding glycosyl hydrolase family 18 protein, translated to MKKYLLLSACSILAWVSMDTSAAPAVAQPTTCIASQFSATGNEHWKDISLKLTNNCGQAVDFQNATITFDNTSNINTSFWGNFDPLPYPDNALAISSQPSGSNFLATLNLHFPSWDGSTTMLPSGKSITLMYGAPADDHVDGSTKVYLGSTPSTGILNLKNNSSKPANVTQNYALIHLAMNGQPIQDVQLGWGATLNVNGLATGTYTISPESITDTVGTTFQGSAVPQTVQILENQTANSVIVYTAIPNTGKINIQTQALPNELAGYTGNPTVVLTQSGTGSSTSKAVTWDSTTTVSNLKDGSTYGLTTAVINHNNVKCNPTLIPANVVASATNTPVVNLTYSCQQVAQTAATFNLQGAPATLASLTVTLTPNDNTAPVVQTINLSNGSGSAVINLTEGVIYTISAENVPGYSVGFSPQPLTATANAVETITLTQIAEAKGRIITYVPGWKTPPSAQSLANAGYTHVMVAFAVFSTTTPGVLVSAFDTVTKEYIQSLHNAGIKVILSLGGALTSIPETTVDFHQVLSAASSPAAFQQTFINSLNGLIAQYGFDGFDIDIEHGINGGGTFSQPQGDIAVLANIINSMHQQNPNLLITLTPQVANIAATSGFDQTWGNYASLILQTHDSLAWVGIQLYNTGCAFGIDLLCHADTSNTPNFSVAMATDLLENWPATVNGQATGFQPYISHLQPSQVVLGYPAPNANGNSDGLPVKPTAIIKRAIQCLRTATKSSTSCDTYVPPRAYGAIGGVFNWEVTYDQNNNFKFATDLKNCVLNGICN
- a CDS encoding glycoside hydrolase family 18 protein, producing MKRYILLPVYCCLLSLTTTMQAASIIEITPSSSSPIAISATGSTYLTYNARNNTSKVLNGITIEPGYGITGNALQASLISNTCSILAAGASCSFIVSLQGTGQNSQSMLTPRICAFKGATCSVPVLGNRVLVVASRTLPSSKFPLPYAGTFYPIYNSGPGQWLPPNQPPIPPFNRVSAIFIAFAHAYAQQNGAILTYERGQPEEPARQSLLVKTARAANPNIKILISLGWNQDDWTAINKDYVNHANIFVPSVIQFIRANNLDGFDIDDESVGGTSGSIPQANFDGVIANLRNALNYASLQDGRPYYLTITPAGNNDEPGGIGDTQIDAVNAKNFDLINVQTYFNGGDWGIAFANQLLAIGYPKTQIAHGIDVQESNCDPDFPPYIGFAGLFNWNMTKDSTCSNYANTIIIANLVGYYGAFR
- the greB gene encoding transcription elongation factor GreB, giving the protein MSKAFTKEDDDYIEPERPELELPSIKNYMTPTGFAMLQTELRNLVNTERPEVVKVVSWAASNGDRSENGDYIYGKKRLREIDRRIRYLIKRLETAEVVDPKLQIGLTQVFFGATVQYINENGECHSVKIVGLDEADIKAGKISWVSPLAKKLLKARVGDCISLKISNIESLLTITNISYE